The following proteins are encoded in a genomic region of Ostrea edulis chromosome 7, xbOstEdul1.1, whole genome shotgun sequence:
- the LOC130048636 gene encoding uncharacterized protein LOC130048636, whose translation MLPYLTPRTRAEEKFNTTLCRTRVTNEQAFGILKRRFPCLQVGLRVQPDRVCATVIACVILHNLGIDKRDIVDPTHVNRRLMDEVALPDAGRRKETKTVQYHIANTFVGQ comes from the exons ATGCTTCCTTATTTGACCCCCAGAACTAGGGCAGAGGAAAAATTCAACACAACCCTCTGTCGAACCAGGGTTACCAATGAACAGGCGTTCGGCATTCTAAAAAGAAGGTTTCCTTGCCTTCAGGTTG GTTTGAGAGTGCAGCCCGACAGAGTCTGTGCAACAGTGATTGCATGTGTGATACTTCACAACTTAGGGATTGACAAGCGCGACATTGTTGACCCAACTCACGTCAACAGACGTTTGATGGATGAGGTAGCCTTGCCTGATGCTGGACGTCGAAAAGAGACGAAGACTGTCCAATATCATATCGCTAATACTTTCGTTGGACAGTAA